In Phaseolus vulgaris cultivar G19833 chromosome 7, P. vulgaris v2.0, whole genome shotgun sequence, the genomic stretch AAAATATGTcattattatgtatttattgCACCGAATACCAAACACTTAGTTGAACGTCGGAACACTTTTTGCAAGTGTCTTTATTACCGAGAGTCGAAGGTAGAGAGCAAGGAGCGAAGGAATGAAGGGAAGCCTGATTAGCCTGATCAAAATGAAGGAATTATTAAAGTAAGGAGcgaagaaagaaaacaaaactcGATCGAAGCGAAGGAGTTAATAGAACAAGGAGCGAAGGAAGGAAGCATAAACAGGCAGAAGCAAAAGAATTAATTGTTCAAATGGTAAGAGATTCTCTCAGTCTacaattattattgttattttattaaaaatataataaaaatgtgtcacttaatattaattaataaaagaattagTCTAAAGATTCCAATTAGCAGCTAAACCTTTTCGTTATGCATGATTATTTATTTGTGAATTCAGTTCTACCTCATTATTTGTTCAACATTTACTGTCCGACCACACAGGTTATTActagtaaataaaaataataataataatttaaactatagtattaccggacaaaatcattattagacttaattagacttaattataggaatataatcactattaatgggtctataattagtcttaattacagatgttatgtgagaaaaagaatatgtacggttctgtacggttctaatgctatggttatatatatgtatcattgctatagatgaaagacagattgaataaaacagagaatattctttcatggtatcagagcacaaaactctgatacccgacaaacacaaagcaaaggcaacggtgcacaaccatggcagatgcaccagaaaagaataatgccaacaaagcagagcacgaaggaggaggtgctaagaagacctactcgtcatatgatctcaacgcgagtgacaatcccggaaacataatcacgcaagtccaattgcgcggagaaaattacgacgaatgggcaagagcagtaaagatctcgcttcgtgcccggagaaaatggggcttcattgatggaacacatatccaaccagaggatgaggcacccgaccttgaagattggtggaccgtgcagtccatgattgtatcttggattctaaacaccattgaaccaagcttacgatccacagtagcatatgctgagactgcacataacttgtgggaagacattaaagaaagattctcggtcgtgaatggacctagaattcaacaactaaggtcggacttgtcaagatgcaagcaggagggaatggtggtggcaacttactttggaaaattgaaggtcctttgggatgagcttgctaacagtgacaaaattccatcttgtacgtgtgggtggtggatgcaagtgtgggattggtgctcagttggaaaaacgaagggaggaggagaaggttcATCAACTCCTTATGGGGTTGGATGACGCAAGCTACGGGACAGTAAGATCAAACATTCTGGCCTCAGATCCATTGCCGTCTCTGAACCGCGTATATGCTAtgttggtacaagaagaaagagtgagaatgatggccaaatcaacggaagaaagggggttggtcgtgggtctcgcgatgcaggccaactacaaagaaaaagggcGTGGAGATATGGTAGAAAAATTAATGACGTGCAGTCATTGCGGTAAAAATGGTCATGACATGAAAGGATGCTTCCAATTGATCGGATATCCCGAATGGTGGGGTGACAGACCAAAAAGTGAAGGCAAATGGAACGGCAGGGGACGCCAAGGGATGCGAAACAAAGGTAACCCGACACGTGCAAATGTGGCACATGCTAGTGGAAGCAACAGTCAAGCCAACAATGACGACAAGAAACTTGAGATGGCAGGTCTGACCAATGAACAATGGAAGGTACTGGTTGATATGATcagcaaacaaaaatcaaatgaatcagAGAAAATGACTGGTAAGAGTATTTGGGATTTATGGATTATTGACAGTGGGGCATCAAACCATATGACCGGGTCACTGGAAAATTTGAGTGAAAAGGAAACTATACAAAGGTGCCCCGTAGGGTTACCCGATGGTGAACGTGTTCTAGCTTGTGAACAGGGAACAGtgactcttgaagaaggacttgaattgaaaaatgtcctttatgttcccaaattaaaatgcaatttactttcagtacctcaattgacggatgaagaaaattgtgttgtAACATTCACTGATAAATTGTGTATTATACAGGACCGCACTTCGAGGACGCTGATTAGAGCAGGTGAACGGAAAGATGGGCTTTATTGGTATCGTGGGGTACGGAAGACTCAAGCATGTCATGTCAAGATGGAAAATCAACTAGCACTTTGGCACCAAAGATTAGGACATCCGTCATTTCAGATTGTGCAAATGCTTCCTGATATAAGTGGGAAATGTACTCGTGATGAGTTGAATACAGTTTGTGAAGTttgtgaaaaatcgaaacaaacgagagataagtttttcttaagtgcgcatcaagctttgaatatttttgatttaattcattgtgacttatggggtccttataaaactccttcatcctgtggtgcttcatattttttgacaattgtggatgattgttcacgggcagtttggatctatttattaaaagaaaaaacagaggtattagtgactttgaaaaaaaaattcacactcgttgagaggcaatacaacaaatgtgttaaaatggttcgctctgacaatggaaccaaattcatgtgtctaaaacactatttcattcaacaaggtatccttcaccaaacttcctgtgtcgggaccccgcaacaaaatggacgcgtcaaacgcaagcatcggcatattctgaatgttgctcggtcattacggtttcaaggcaatcttcccattaaattttgggggaatgcgttttgactgcaggctacttaatcaatctcacaccatcctccattctaaaaggaaaaaccccttatgaagtgatccatggatgtgtacccagctacgcgcacttacgagtatttggttcattatgttatgctcataatcaaaatagaaagcgggataaatttgatagtcgtagccgaaaatgtgtgtttgtcgggtatccatatggccaaaaaggatggaaattatttgatttggaaacagaaactttctttgtctctcgtgatgtacattttttcgaaaataaatttccatattttgaagccaaaaagatggacactgcaccaccattgcaaaacccaattattgccaactctttagaaactggatcggacccacattttcttcatgaagttgcctcctcaaacctagatgaatgcatcgtcaaccaacccattgcatctcccatcctagccaaggaggatgctaccctcacagatgacttcgaccacactatcaacgacttcgatccgtgtatagaagcctcgacgctacccgcggatccaccgccgcgtccgacggagacggcgccgtcggtttcttcaccaccgctgacggccgcggttccccttgggcgagggcatcgcgcgaagctgccttccgtacggttacgcgattttgtcgcagccaccacgataccgtcaagcccctctgttccgtcacctccttcaacagaatcctcaggtgtttcgtatcctatacatgattttgtgaattgtgattccttttctAACCATCATCAAAGTTTTCTTGCCTCTTTACACACCGATCAGGAACCCCTGTTCTTTTCTCAAGCGGTCCGAGAACCCCGGTGGCGTGATGCTATGGCACAGGAGATTCATGCTCTCGAACTCAATGACACCTGGAAACTCACCGCTCTCCCTCCTGGAAAGAAGGCACTTGGGTGTAAATGgatctacaaaatcaaatacaattcggatggaacaattgaaagattcaaggctcgattggtaattcttggcaatcatcaagtggagggtttggattacaacgagacgttttctcctgtcgtaaagacggtaaccattcgcacaactctagcagtagcagccgcaaaagattgggagcttcatcagatggacgttcacaatgcgtttctccatggtgatcttgatgatgaggtttatatgaaactccctcctggcttccaagaatctcaaccaggggcagtgtgcaagcttcaaaagtctctatatggcctccgacaggcccccaggtgttggtttgctaaactatcttcttctctcactcgttacggcttccaacaatccccgaaggatcatttctcaataataatgacatacagttggttgtgctagtctacgttgatgatcttgtgattgcagggaataatggtactgccatccaatgttttaaaggctacttaaatcaatgctttcatatgaaagatttaggtcgcctcaagtacttcctggggggttgaagttgctcgctcccccaacggaatcttcctttgtcagaggaaatatgccttagatatcattactgaagtcggattgttgggtgcgaagcccgccactacaccatgtgaagaaaatcacaaattgagctccgctactggttcttttctttctgaccCGGCTACTTATCGTAGACTTGTTGGAAGGTTAATTTATCTGTGTTTCACTCGACCTAACCTTGCCTACAGTGTCCAAGCTTTAtctcaatttatgcaaaatccacgctccgagcattggcaagctgctcttcgtgttgttcgatatttaaagggtcatcctggacaaggaatactcctaccttgagagaacaacttacaactctttgggtggtgtgattctggacaaggaatactcctaccttgagagaacaacttacaactctttgggtggtgtgattctgattgggcaagttgtccactaacacggaaatctctcaccggatggtttattcaactcggcacttccccaatctcttggaaaacccagaaacaacaaacggtttctgcctcctctgctgaggctgaatatcgatcaatggctaagaccaccggagaattaaagtggattaaagacattctcgcttctctacatgttcctcatcctgacccaattcgtctttattgtgatagtcaagcagcacttcacattgctaaaaacccggtcttccacgaacgcaccaaacacattgaagttgACTGTCACTTTGTTCGAGATGAAATCATTCACAAGCACCTTCTTCCATCCTATGTGCCCACACATACACAACTAGCTGACCTTTTCACCAAAGCTCTCGGTGCTAAAAAGTTTGGAGTCATCTTGGTCAAGTTGGGCATTCAAGACTTACAtgctccaacttgaggggatattaccggacaaaatcattattagacttaattagacttaattataggaatataatcactattaatgggtctataattagtcttaattacagatgttatgtgAGAAAAAGAATTTGTACGGTTCTAAcgctatggttatatatatgtatcattgctatagatgcaaaacagattgaataaaacaaaaaaatattctttcataTAGTTAtgcaaatataataatataaacatgTTCATTAATATGAAGTGTCAATAAAGCAACTTTTTATTAGatattttatgtaaatttataatcacattaatagattaattttataactgattatattttagtttattttcataaaaaatctATCATCATGCACGTTTCAGTGTAAAATGAATGGTTGAAGTTAATTATTTTGccctaatttaaaataaaagaacacctaatatatatatatatatatatatatatatatatatatatatatatatattgccaCCTTAGTTTTGAACACTTTCGTATTTGGATAAAGAATAAAACATTTCACGTCCTGTACTTTAGTTTGAAATCTTCTCCCAATGAAACATTAAAAATTTAGGTAATTCGAAATTCAAACTTTAATCCaagtttttaatttctattgaaTAATAGTACAGTTGAATACTATGCGCCACAAGAAAATAATACAGGTTTTCTATCTAAATAAGCATTAATGAGAGACAATATTTAGTGTCTTAATGAAAATCAAACAATAGCAGCAATAACTTATACAAGTTTtccaaacaaaataatttttttagaaggGAAAAGGTTATTTTTATGTGACGTTTAAtataagacattttttttttaattttttgaaataaaaatgacAAAGGAgtgcaaaaatataaaaaaaaagttctaagtgtgattttaattattttttctacaaaaacttattgtaattaaaaataatttctcaaGAACTTGTTGTTGAATGAAAGACAAATATTTTAGGTCTTAAATaagttttatgttttttttaacatcaatataacttaataaattaaaatattttaaagggATTGACTCCCTTAAAATTAATGATGAAAACGTTATTCTTTAAGTTACTTATCAATGTAGTTTtatgcaataatttttttattatatattaaaaatgatatattaacAACTTATATTAGtttaaatctaatttttttacccaaaattttaattttgtatgaaatgatgaaaataatttctttatatcAGTTTATATATTGAAATAGATTATCAAagtatcattattattattattattattattattattattattattattattattattattatacattcttgtttttgaaaattaaacTTTGCCCTTTTTTCAATACCACCCTTTTACATCTCAAATGAGAAATAATAATGTACCTACAAATTTAACTAAAGGAAAATATTTCTTCGATTCCAAAAAGTAAAATACTTATAGTTGAGAACCTattgtaatataataatattttaaattaaatataattaaaatattattttttcaattgtcAAGTATATGTTGATTAAGATATCAGCACCCTTTAACTAAAGTTCTTtcattttaaagtaaaaatttatatttattgtatttgcacagtataaaatttgtattttatttctGTGTGTATCAACGTAAAAGGTATAAATGTATTATATGTATCTGTTAAAATACTTATTAAATAatctcttaaaaaataaaataaaaataaagaaatacatAATAGTACTAAgaatttaatgtaaaaaatgaCACAtgtattattcttttttatagtaaaaaaatcaaagaacttataattgtatttataaaagttttctaTAATctgatatttttactaaaatcATTAACCTAATGCAGTATTAGATTTGTTTTCCCTTTCTTCGTCTAATTTCAGAGAAAAATAGAGTGGATGGATATGACAAGCAGTCATGTGATGGTGAAGAAGATGAGAGAGTGACCCCAACGCGACAGAAGGGCGCGTGAGAAACCTGTACGTACCCTCCAGACTTGAGTTCATGCACTGCCCAATCAGATCCCAATGCTGTTTGTTAACAACCCAACTGTTAATGTGAGTGTGAGAACAGGACACAAACTTTCCCACTCAACTCATGCTATCAGAATCATCATCACCCTTAACTTAGGGTCCCCCTTTGACATTTTCACAATGTCAATGAAAAAGCCAATCAAtttctctattttatttttagagataaaaaaaaaaaaaacaactaagcAACCAAAGCATATCTATCTATCTCTCTAACTCCCCCAACCCCTACAAAATTCCACTTTCACATGCTCTCTTTTCAATTTTCaagtataaataattaattgcccAACTCAGTAAGTGCTCCACCAACCCCTCTTCTTTCTTCCTCTCCTCTTTCTCTTCCCATTCACCCCAAAAGTCAGCGCCATCTTTTCTCCCAAACTTTCTTGCTTCGGAAAACAAAAGCTAAACCCATTTTTATCCTCTTTATAGCCATAACATACCCAAAACTCTCTTTGCCCTGCATAAATGGATGAGGACTGGGATCTCTTTGCCATCGTTCGAAGCTGTCAATCACCTACCAATACTTCCACCACACCAATTCCACAAACCACCACCAATACTACTTCCATTGTAAAGGAACACAAATACGATGCATTTTCTTTTCCCAATACAGTGGAACCCATCACCAATGACTTTCATCACCTACACCAATTCTTTTCACCCTTTAaccccaccaccaccaccaccaccactacCCTTAATGCTCCTCGCATCAATCCTAATTCCCCTTATTTTGCACAACAGGACACCCAGCAAATTAGTGACCACCTTCGCATTTCGCCTCATTTTCCGCCAGAACCCTCCACTCCCAGTTTCAATAGATTCCCTCACCATCAACAACACCAACAGAATCAACTACAGCTACTTCACAAACACGAATTTCCTTCACCCCAGAACAATTCTCCCACAGTTTCACCAAACACACAACCTCAAACACCCAAATCCAGAAAAAGGTATCAACTTTTTTCGtcaataatttgtttaatttgcAACCCAACCAAATAATTGAGCTTTCAAATTCACGGATATAAagacaatatatttttttgcatttaCTATTCCCTTTTCTTGTTTTGTAGAAAAAGCCAACAGAAGAAAATGGTGTGCCAGGTAACTGCAGATAACCTCTCAGCAGATTTGTGGGCATGGCGAAAATACGGGCAGAAACCAATTAAGGGTTCTCCGTATCCAAGGTATGAATCACACGCATATactcataaatttaaattctcACCGATTTTCCCATTCAGTTTCTGTTAGTTTCTCGGGAAAATGCTAATACCTAGTTACACACACATATTCCTAGGAATTACTATAGGTGTAGCAGCTCCAAAGGTTGTATGGCTCGAAAACAAGTTGAACGGAGTAACACTGAAACCGACATGTTCATCGTTACGTACACCGGAGACCACTCGCATCCCCGGCCAACCCACCGGAACTCGCTCGCCGGAAGCACCCGGAATAAGAATCCGACAACGAATCCGCCGCCGTTACCCGGGTCACTCTCCTTCCAAGCGGCccccttttcttcttcttcttcttctccaccACACTCTCCAACGTCGCCGTCGGAAGATCCACCGGAAAACGGCGATCTTGAACCCGACCCGGACATGGAAACCGACGTGGACGATGACGGTGACATTCGCTGACCCCATCACCGCCTTCTTGTGCAGCAAGTTTTGCATCGAAGTGACGTCGTCTCGGACTCGGGCTCGAAGAACCAAACCGGTTTGGTTCTGACTTCTTGCGAACCGGTTCGGTTCACGTGGTTGCGCCTTTGAATTTTACCTCCATCGGTGACCGTAGGATCATAATAGAGTGTGCGCATCGTCGGATTCTCATTCTCCAAATCGAAGCCGTCACACTTGGATCTCTGCACCTAAGATCTGCCACGTGGGTAATCTCGGACCAAATATCTGCCACgtaattttatagtttttatacattaaatttgATTTCCTTagtataaataatgaaaatgttTGTTggtaataaaaagtaaaagtaattaataatgataataaatttaatacatTATTTAATTCAACAAAGTAAAATGAATAACTTATTTTTCTAAAACGCGTGATTATGTTGAAAGCATCTTATCTTATGTGTATATAATTAAGGATGAGAACAAGGAAATAACAAATACGatattaagaaaagaaaacagagattatttttttgtttatgaacAATTCAAACCTAGAAGTTTGTAAATCATTGTGAACACGGCAAGCATGACGCCAGAGCACATCCAATGGAAAATTGATACGAAGTTTAATCTGAATttctgttatatttttttaatgattgtGATTGTGTGTGCgtaaataagataaatacaAATGTTTCATACCCACCCAAATGAAAGATATGGGTTTCAACTTGATTGTGATATATTCTGTTTTGGACCAATTTCTCTAAACTTTTCTTATAAGAACCAAAAAAGAAGGATGTGTTTTACGAAATGGTCTATTTTACAATGAGTATTGAAGAGGGTGAAAGTGATACATCAAATGCTTTTGTTAAATGTTTGTTATGTTATATGACGCAATGCAGCATGCACGTTAAGTCTAAATATGTGAGTTCTTATATGATCAAATGGCCAGCTAaggtataattaattaaaattggtAATTTTTACTCTAACAATAACAACAAATACGATTCAGAATCCTAAATAATCTATTTGCATATTACTCACAGCTAACAATTTAGTTAGTCGTCAAAGTTGAAgattacaaattttttttaagatagaataaaaaaaggttaatcaatttcaaattattttagttttaaattttatgtgaaaaaataaatactaataatatactCTTTACAGTGCCTAACTGACTGGGATCTTTTTGAAGAAGGTTATAACTCAACGTATCAAAACaacactttttatttaaaagataaaagaatgaatctttctagaacaatgaagaaaaaagatattttagaCTTAGCCCTCGATTTTGTTTCATTCAACAATGCGTACAAAGTAAAAACGCAGCGAATTACAAGAATAAAAGGTTAACCCAAGTTATTTGaggaaaacataaaaaagaagaCAACATGTAAGGATCATCCAGGTAAGATgcttaaaaaatacaaaataaaggAAATGTTTCAACACTTTATGAGTGACCTCTACATGAACACTGGCCTTCCTTAAAGAAATGGAATCGTTTCCTATCCCTCACAATTATCTCCCTATCAACAAATTGTGTCACAAGCATTATAAAAGAATGACAGTGATTGCAGATAGCAGAGTTCTTGTTTATGCGTATTGGAGCCACAATTGGTACAGTTAGAACACCAAATGCTAAGGCTAATTGCTCTGGGTGGTATaacttatcttcactctcttggtGTGGATACCCTCTGCTCTTCATTTCAGTTATAAAATACTCTACCTTTTCATTAATCTCATCTTTATCTATCTTCTCACTTGCAGAGAAGACATGAACTGTACCTCTTACCTCCATCCAACACTGCCTGGGGCTTCTTCTTAAGCCTCTTTCTCTCATCAGCTTCCGAGTCTTGTCACCGAAATCAGATAGTCTGGCATTGTCATACAAGCTTGCAAGCAGCAAATATACTGCAGGATCACATGGATCAAGCTCAAGACATCTCCTTGCCATATCTTCTCCCAGAGGCACATTTCCATGTAATTTGCAAGCATTTAATAAGGTTTTATAAGTTACAGAATCTGGCATGAAAGGCATTGTTTCAATAACTCCCAGAGCTTCCTCTAGGCGACCACCTCTACCAAGGAGATCCATTAAACACACATAGTGATCCAACTTTGGTGTTATATCATATGTTTTTTCCATGGAATAGAAATAATCAAGACCCTGATTCAATAAACTACCTTGGCTGCAAGCAGAAATCAGTGATAAGAATGTGAAAGAATCAGGTTTAACTCCCGCTAACCTCATGTCATCAAAGGCAGAGAGAGCATCGGATATATGACCATTTGATGCCAATCCAGATATCAAACCATTCCATGACACTGTATCTGGCTCCTTTATATCTTTGAAAGCTCTGTATGCATCATGCATACTACCACACTTACCGTACAAGTGAACAAGGCTATTTGAAACTGAGTTACATATTTCAAAACCTGATTTGACTGAGTAACAATGTAGCTGTTTTCCAGTTTCCATAGTGCCTAAGCCAGCTGCTGCTGATACAAAACTTGTCAAGCTAAATTCATCCATCTTAACCTCATCGTTGCACATATGAGCGATGACTTCTAATGCCATTTCGTGATCTCCCCTTTGGTTTAATTTTGCTGCTAAACTTGTGTATGTGATGAGATCTCTGTGGTTCATCTTGTGAATAACAGACCATGCTTCATCTGCCATTCCTCCCCCGGCATAAGCATCTACAAGAGCATTCCCTACAGCTATGTCTATATCTGCTTTTGTTTTTATGATATGTCCATGGATTTTCATTGTTTGAATAAGAGATTTCATTTTACTGCAAGCTCCAAGAATAGCAGATAGTGTAAAGGAATTTGGTTGCACTCCAGCTGCTTGCATCTCACCAAACAACTGAAAAGATTCTTCTTCCAAACCATGTTCTGCAAAACCAGCAATTAAAGAAGTCCAAGAGATGACATTTGGTGAGTTTATCCCTCTAAAAGCATTCACACCATTTGCAATAGTGTGGGAGCATTTCATGTACATATCTACCAGTGCATTTCCAACAAAAATATCATCCTCCAATCCAACCATGATGACCTGTGAATGAAACTGTTCCCCTAGCTCCAATGATAAAATTGAGGAGCTAGCATTCAATAAACTAGCATATGTAAAATTATTTGGTTGAGTTCTAGACAATCCCATATCAAGAAACGCATTAACAGCCTCTCTGATCTGAAAATTTTGGATAAATCCAGCGATTATGGTAGTCCATAAGTACACATCGCATTCGGGTGTCTGATTTGAGACCTTAATTGCATCTTCCATCCGCCTGCATTTTGCATACATATCAACAATGGCTGTCTTCAACACCAGATTCATTTCCACACCAAATCTGATTAACTGTGCGTGCAGTATTTTCCCACAACCCATTCCCCGACCAATAAAAGAAGACACGCCTAAGAGTTTAACAAATGTGAACTCATTCGGGTAAACTCCCGCTTCAATCATTTTGACATAGAGTTGTAGAGCTTCACTCCATTTTCTAGTCTCCACCAATGAAGAGATCATGGTTGTCCAAGACACAACATCACCATCCTTCACAAAGGTAAGCAATTTGTGTCGTTCCACAGTGCTATCACACTTTGTGTACAAATCAACCAAAGTGGTACCCAGAACCGGATTCAGCTCCAACCCAAGCTTAACCACAGAGGCATGAATTTGAACCCCAAACTCAAACGCTCCCAAGGCAGAACACGATCTTAAGGCAGTGGACAAGGTGAATTCATTGGGGCTTTGACCAGAACTTAGCATCatgtcaaacaactcaagggcCTCAAAATGATACCTGTTCTTGGTGTGAGCAGATAGAAGCGTAGTCCATGACACAACATCCTTGTGAGGCATTTCGTCAAAGAAATGGCGTGCTGTTCCAACTCCAAAGCATTTGGCATACAAAGACAACAAATTGTTGCTCAAATACGAGTCATGTTGAAGACCCATTTTAATCATTGGGCTATGGACACAGGCTCCCTCCTCCAGGGTCTTTGAGTTGCATAGAGAGAGAACCTGCAAGGATGTTTCTCGTAAGCGGCATGGAAAAAAAGTGTTAGCAACTGTTTTACTACATAACATCATGACCGAACGTTAGCAACAACTTGTTGCTAGTATATGCTTGGAAGTAGCATAGTTAAAAGACAACCTTAAACGGAGCTGGAAATAACCAGGTGGGTCAAATAAAACGAAGAACCTTTCAGGATCAGAGTTATGGAATCTAAACTTTTTGTGAGCATGTagttaattaattcaaaacaaatactgttttttttttctaaaataaaaaatctgtatttgtatttatcattattaaattttgttcaattatttatacatatatcttatattttcaataattgtaaaatttatctttaaaatattttaaattttatttagaattaaaaaatacttttgcgATATGCTTATATACTTGCTAGTTTTCTGATAAATCTTTCTCacatgatgaaaaaaaaatacaatttttaatatttaaattagaaaatatgtgtataaatatttgtaagagacaaaaataatgacaataaatataatttcccattaataattacattattactaatcatccaaaggtatataatatataatatttacgttatattttaaattgtttttataatgatagagaatataaatatatacatttttaataaaagaaaaaaaaaatatttgttcccTCTTCAACCTatttttcactacaagaaaatcatgaaatagaaactaatttgtaga encodes the following:
- the LOC137828680 gene encoding pentatricopeptide repeat-containing protein At5g52850, chloroplastic translates to MMLCSKTVANTFFPCRLRETSLQVLSLCNSKTLEEGACVHSPMIKMGLQHDSYLSNNLLSLYAKCFGVGTARHFFDEMPHKDVVSWTTLLSAHTKNRYHFEALELFDMMLSSGQSPNEFTLSTALRSCSALGAFEFGVQIHASVVKLGLELNPVLGTTLVDLYTKCDSTVERHKLLTFVKDGDVVSWTTMISSLVETRKWSEALQLYVKMIEAGVYPNEFTFVKLLGVSSFIGRGMGCGKILHAQLIRFGVEMNLVLKTAIVDMYAKCRRMEDAIKVSNQTPECDVYLWTTIIAGFIQNFQIREAVNAFLDMGLSRTQPNNFTYASLLNASSSILSLELGEQFHSQVIMVGLEDDIFVGNALVDMYMKCSHTIANGVNAFRGINSPNVISWTSLIAGFAEHGLEEESFQLFGEMQAAGVQPNSFTLSAILGACSKMKSLIQTMKIHGHIIKTKADIDIAVGNALVDAYAGGGMADEAWSVIHKMNHRDLITYTSLAAKLNQRGDHEMALEVIAHMCNDEVKMDEFSLTSFVSAAAGLGTMETGKQLHCYSVKSGFEICNSVSNSLVHLYGKCGSMHDAYRAFKDIKEPDTVSWNGLISGLASNGHISDALSAFDDMRLAGVKPDSFTFLSLISACSQGSLLNQGLDYFYSMEKTYDITPKLDHYVCLMDLLGRGGRLEEALGVIETMPFMPDSVTYKTLLNACKLHGNVPLGEDMARRCLELDPCDPAVYLLLASLYDNARLSDFGDKTRKLMRERGLRRSPRQCWMEVRGTVHVFSASEKIDKDEINEKVEYFITEMKSRGYPHQESEDKLYHPEQLALAFGVLTVPIVAPIRINKNSAICNHCHSFIMLVTQFVDREIIVRDRKRFHFFKEGQCSCRGHS
- the LOC137828682 gene encoding probable WRKY transcription factor 27; amino-acid sequence: MDEDWDLFAIVRSCQSPTNTSTTPIPQTTTNTTSIVKEHKYDAFSFPNTVEPITNDFHHLHQFFSPFNPTTTTTTTTLNAPRINPNSPYFAQQDTQQISDHLRISPHFPPEPSTPSFNRFPHHQQHQQNQLQLLHKHEFPSPQNNSPTVSPNTQPQTPKSRKRKSQQKKMVCQVTADNLSADLWAWRKYGQKPIKGSPYPRNYYRCSSSKGCMARKQVERSNTETDMFIVTYTGDHSHPRPTHRNSLAGSTRNKNPTTNPPPLPGSLSFQAAPFSSSSSSPPHSPTSPSEDPPENGDLEPDPDMETDVDDDGDIR